In Actinomycetes bacterium, the genomic window TTCGGTTGGTCAACGGCACGGTCAATCTCTGTTAGGTAGCCTCGTGACGGCGCCGGTGAGACGCTGCGGTCCCCGCCTGCGCCGACCGCGCGCCTGCTCAGCCGAAGGAGGACGAGACGTGCCCGACGGCGGGTCCAGCACGACCACGACCGGCCCGGCCGACGCCATGGGGGGCGAGGGCGGGCTGCCCGCCCGACTGCGCCAGGCGCGGCGCCAGGCCGGGCTGTCGCAGGCCGAGGCCGGTGGTGACGCCCTCTCCGCGAGCTACGTGTCGCTGCTGGAGTCCGGTCGCCGTCGACCGACCGGAGCGGCCCTGTCCGTCCTCGCCCAACGGCTGGGCTGCACCGTCGACTACCTCCGCCACGGCCAGGACCCGGCGGACCTGGACCGGGTCCGGCTGGCTCTCGACTACGCCGACCTGGCCCTGCGCAACGGGGAGCCGGTCGACGCCCTCACCCAGATGGACGCCGTCGCGGGCCACCTCGGAGCCGTCTCCGACAGCGAGCGATGGCGGCACCGCCGCCTGCGGGCCAGGACGCTGGAGTCCCTGGGCCGGCTGGAGGAGGCGATCCGCGAGCTCGAGGAGCTGCGTGCCGAAGCAGGCGCGGCCGGCCGCTACGGCGAGCAGCTGCGGCTCACGGTCGACGTCGTGCGCTGCTACAGGGAGGTCGGCGACGTCTCCTATGCCCTCGACGTGGGCGAGCGGACCCTGGCGTCGGTCCGCCGGCTGGGCCTGGCCGGCAGCGACCAGCACGCCGAGCTCGCGTCGACGGTGCTCGGTCTGTACTTCGAGCGCGGCGACCTGGTGCGCGCCGAGTCGGTCGCCCTCGAGGTGCTTCAGACCCTGGGTGAGCACGGATCGTCCCGGGGACGGGCCGCGGTGCACTGGAACGCCAGCCTGGTCGCCGAGCGCCGCGACGACCTGCCGACCGCGCTGACCTTGGCCGAGCGGGCGATCGCGGTCTACGCCGAGGGCGACGACGTGCGCGCCCTGGCCCGGCTGAGGACCGCCTACGCCTGGCTGCTGCTGCGGTCGCTGCCGCCACGCGCCGCGGAGGCCAGCGAGCTCCTGCGCGCCGCCCACAAGGCGCTCCTCGACGTGGGGAGCGAGATCGACCTCGCCTACAGCGAGACCGAGCTGGCCCGGGCCGAGCTGGTGCTCGGCCGGCCGGACGAGGCGCTCGCGCTGGTGGACGAGGCGCAGCGGCGGCTCGGCAGCGGTCCCCGCCTGGAGACCGCCCACACGACCCTGGTCCGGGCCCGGGCGCTGCTGGCGCTGGGTCGCCGGGACCAGGCGGTCGCTGCCTACCGGGCCGCGGCGGCCGGGATGTCCGGGCTACGGATGGCCCGCGACGCCGCGGCGGCCTGGCGCGAGCTGGCCGACGCGTTCGCCCAGCTGGGGCTGCTCGAGGACGCGGCACTGGCCTACCAGCAGGCCCTCACCGACGCGGGTGTGCGAGCAGCGCCCGACGTGGCCTACGCGCCGGACGGAGACCGGTCGGGCCGGCCCTGAGCCGGTCGTTCGGGTCCGGCGGGTCAGCTGTCGGTGCCGGCGCCGGCGGTGGGGGCACCGCCCTCGGCCGGGCGGCCGCCGCGGGTGCGGCGGCGGTTGC contains:
- a CDS encoding helix-turn-helix domain-containing protein, whose translation is MPDGGSSTTTTGPADAMGGEGGLPARLRQARRQAGLSQAEAGGDALSASYVSLLESGRRRPTGAALSVLAQRLGCTVDYLRHGQDPADLDRVRLALDYADLALRNGEPVDALTQMDAVAGHLGAVSDSERWRHRRLRARTLESLGRLEEAIRELEELRAEAGAAGRYGEQLRLTVDVVRCYREVGDVSYALDVGERTLASVRRLGLAGSDQHAELASTVLGLYFERGDLVRAESVALEVLQTLGEHGSSRGRAAVHWNASLVAERRDDLPTALTLAERAIAVYAEGDDVRALARLRTAYAWLLLRSLPPRAAEASELLRAAHKALLDVGSEIDLAYSETELARAELVLGRPDEALALVDEAQRRLGSGPRLETAHTTLVRARALLALGRRDQAVAAYRAAAAGMSGLRMARDAAAAWRELADAFAQLGLLEDAALAYQQALTDAGVRAAPDVAYAPDGDRSGRP